In Pseudomonadales bacterium, a single window of DNA contains:
- the msrB gene encoding peptide-methionine (R)-S-oxide reductase MsrB has translation MPMGTFAHHGKIQPITLSKEQWRKKLTPERFRILREEGTEYPYSSPLNNEKREGTYHCAGCDLPLFESSAKYDSGTGWPSFFQSIPGHMETKTDYRIIYPRTEYHCARCGGHQGHLFDDGPRPSGQRWCNNGLALHFKPKETSE, from the coding sequence ATGCCGATGGGCACCTTCGCTCACCATGGAAAAATTCAGCCTATAACACTTTCGAAAGAACAATGGCGAAAAAAACTTACTCCTGAACGGTTCAGAATTCTACGCGAAGAAGGAACAGAATACCCATATAGCAGCCCTTTAAATAACGAAAAACGCGAAGGAACCTATCATTGTGCTGGTTGCGATCTGCCACTGTTTGAATCCTCTGCAAAATATGACAGCGGCACTGGCTGGCCTAGCTTTTTCCAATCCATTCCTGGCCATATGGAAACTAAAACTGATTATCGAATTATCTATCCACGCACAGAATATCACTGTGCACGGTGCGGCGGTCACCAGGGACATCTGTTTGACGACGGCCCGCGACCAAGCGGTCAGCGCTGGTGTAATAATGGTTTAGCTCTTCATTTCAAGCCAAAAGAAACTAGCGAGTAG
- the cmoB gene encoding tRNA 5-methoxyuridine(34)/uridine 5-oxyacetic acid(34) synthase CmoB — protein MIDFKDFYKRALENGLGRFEDEFRCILDTRFHQHYHGELSHWLEAIAALPAIAAQPIQFGDSISISSTKPIEPQSKDQLLDCLKLFHPWRKGPFNLFGIEIDTEWRSNLKWQRVLPHIQSLKNRKILDIGCGNAYYGWQMLAEQPRWVLGVDPSQKFMMQFLIMKRFANNYPIDYLPLRGEDLPARMAAFDTVFSMGVLYHRRSPFDHLEELKQCLVAGGELVLETLVIEGGQNHVLVPANRYAQMRNVWFIPSTTTLAGWLERVGFDEVKLVDISQTTTTEQRTTDWMRFHSLEDYLAPDNPHLTIEGYPAPLRATFVARNPR, from the coding sequence ATGATTGATTTTAAAGATTTTTATAAGCGCGCCTTAGAAAATGGTTTAGGCCGATTTGAGGATGAATTTCGTTGTATTCTTGATACACGATTCCACCAGCACTATCACGGTGAGCTTAGCCATTGGCTAGAAGCAATTGCTGCGTTACCAGCAATTGCCGCACAACCGATTCAGTTTGGCGACAGCATTAGTATCTCCTCCACCAAACCAATTGAACCGCAAAGCAAAGACCAGCTGCTTGACTGCCTCAAATTGTTTCACCCCTGGCGGAAAGGGCCGTTTAATTTGTTTGGCATTGAGATCGATACCGAGTGGCGTTCTAACCTAAAATGGCAGCGAGTGCTACCTCATATTCAATCGCTCAAAAACCGTAAAATTCTAGATATCGGTTGTGGTAATGCCTATTACGGCTGGCAAATGTTAGCAGAGCAACCTCGCTGGGTATTAGGTGTCGATCCCTCGCAAAAATTTATGATGCAGTTTTTAATTATGAAGCGTTTTGCAAATAACTATCCTATCGATTACCTTCCCTTGCGGGGCGAAGACCTACCTGCTCGCATGGCTGCCTTTGATACGGTTTTTTCCATGGGAGTGCTATATCATCGCCGTTCTCCTTTTGATCACTTGGAGGAACTCAAGCAATGCCTGGTCGCGGGTGGAGAATTGGTGCTGGAAACACTGGTAATAGAAGGCGGCCAAAACCATGTTTTAGTTCCCGCCAACCGTTATGCGCAGATGCGCAATGTCTGGTTTATTCCCAGCACTACCACCCTCGCTGGATGGTTAGAGCGCGTGGGTTTTGACGAGGTAAAACTAGTCGATATAAGTCAAACGACAACTACCGAACAAAGAACTACAGACTGGATGAGGTTTCATTCGCTTGAGGACTACTTGGCCCCTGATAATCCTCATCTTACTATCGAAGGCTACCCCGCTCCGTTACGCGCAACTTTCGTTGCTCGCAATCCAAGGTAA
- the cmoA gene encoding carboxy-S-adenosyl-L-methionine synthase CmoA → MKKDQIYASPRDQIDAFRFDDAVAEVFSDMIVRSVPGYRMMLEMIGVITREFVRPNTQCYDLGCSLGAATLSVRHNLPDSSCKIIAVDNAQAMTLRCQDIINADTAVTPVDIRCEDILTTEISNASLVIMNFTLMFISPDQRLPLLYKIFNGLNPGGVLVLSEKMKESEYQDQEMLTDLYHHFKRIRGYSELEVAQKRNALENVLIPEPIEIHQERLGQAGFQQITSWYKCFGFTSLIARK, encoded by the coding sequence GTGAAAAAAGACCAAATTTACGCATCACCACGTGATCAAATAGATGCCTTCCGTTTCGATGATGCGGTCGCAGAAGTGTTCAGCGACATGATCGTTCGTTCGGTGCCCGGTTACCGCATGATGCTCGAAATGATTGGCGTTATTACGCGCGAATTTGTCCGTCCAAATACACAGTGTTACGACCTCGGCTGTTCACTCGGTGCAGCCACTTTGAGTGTTCGCCATAATCTTCCCGATAGCTCCTGCAAAATAATTGCCGTCGACAATGCCCAAGCGATGACGCTGCGGTGCCAAGATATCATTAACGCCGATACCGCTGTCACACCCGTTGATATACGCTGTGAAGATATTCTCACAACAGAGATAAGTAACGCTTCCCTGGTCATCATGAATTTCACTCTGATGTTTATTTCTCCAGATCAACGCTTACCATTGCTATATAAAATATTTAATGGGCTGAACCCAGGTGGGGTTTTAGTTTTATCTGAGAAAATGAAAGAGTCGGAATACCAAGACCAGGAGATGCTGACGGACCTCTATCATCACTTCAAACGCATCAGAGGTTATTCGGAATTGGAAGTAGCACAAAAACGTAACGCTTTAGAAAATGTCTTGATCCCGGAGCCCATTGAAATTCACCAAGAGAGATTAGGACAAGCCGGTTTTCAACAAATAACCAGCTGGTACAAGTGCTTCGGATTCACCTCGCTTATCGCTAGAAAATGA
- the msrA gene encoding peptide-methionine (S)-S-oxide reductase MsrA, whose product MDVIKSICFLLALTCAGLYPTLTSAQTNLVKATFAGGCFWCMEPPFDKLEGVVSTTSGYTGGEQKNPNYEQVSSGRSGHAEAVQVLYDPDKISYQTLLETFWHNIDPTVVNRQFCDSGSQYRTAIFYHNDTQRELAEQSKQSLITRKPFTEDIVTEITAADIFYPAEDYHQDYYIKNPIRYKYYRYGCGRDKRLEALWGKK is encoded by the coding sequence ATGGACGTCATCAAATCAATTTGTTTCCTACTTGCCCTCACCTGCGCCGGTTTATATCCAACCCTTACCTCAGCGCAAACAAACCTAGTCAAAGCGACATTTGCCGGGGGCTGTTTCTGGTGCATGGAACCGCCTTTCGATAAATTGGAGGGGGTGGTTAGCACGACTTCCGGCTACACCGGAGGTGAACAGAAAAACCCAAATTATGAGCAAGTTTCTTCCGGCCGTTCCGGCCATGCCGAAGCAGTGCAAGTCCTCTATGACCCCGACAAAATAAGTTATCAAACATTGTTGGAAACTTTTTGGCATAACATCGACCCCACTGTTGTGAACCGGCAGTTCTGTGACAGCGGTAGCCAGTACCGTACGGCTATCTTTTACCATAATGACACCCAAAGAGAGCTAGCCGAGCAATCGAAGCAGTCTTTAATCACTAGGAAGCCCTTTACCGAGGATATTGTCACTGAAATTACCGCAGCGGATATCTTTTATCCAGCAGAAGACTACCACCAGGATTACTACATAAAAAATCCGATCCGCTACAAATATTACCGCTATGGTTGCGGTCGAGATAAACGATTAGAAGCACTTTGGGGTAAAAAGTAA
- a CDS encoding glutathione S-transferase family protein, whose translation MIKLYNFGQFGELPDPSPFCLKVDIYLRMAGLNFECVSGIDNLKKAPKGKLPFIEDEGKIVADSEFIIAYLKERYGDALDGHLNPEQKATAHAFVKMMDENLYWCLVWSRWASNEIWPQLKESFFGKLPFFLKDMVAKKVRKDVIKSLRGQGLGRHSEQEIKQILAADLKALSDFLGDKSFFFGGQATTLDAVAYGFLAELALAPLQSSLTKMVKSYPNLVSFCHRIQKTYYSIES comes from the coding sequence GTGATCAAACTATACAATTTCGGTCAGTTTGGCGAGTTACCTGACCCCAGTCCTTTTTGCTTAAAGGTCGATATTTACTTACGCATGGCGGGGCTCAACTTTGAATGCGTATCCGGTATAGATAATTTAAAAAAGGCGCCGAAGGGAAAGTTGCCCTTTATCGAAGATGAGGGAAAGATAGTAGCAGATTCAGAGTTTATTATTGCTTACCTCAAGGAGCGTTATGGCGATGCGCTGGATGGGCATTTAAACCCAGAGCAAAAAGCGACGGCACATGCTTTTGTCAAGATGATGGATGAGAATCTCTATTGGTGTTTGGTTTGGTCACGCTGGGCCAGCAATGAAATTTGGCCTCAATTAAAAGAAAGTTTCTTTGGTAAGCTACCCTTTTTTCTTAAGGATATGGTGGCGAAAAAGGTCAGAAAAGATGTCATCAAAAGTTTGCGTGGGCAAGGGTTAGGGCGGCATTCTGAACAGGAAATCAAACAGATTTTGGCGGCCGACCTTAAGGCATTGTCGGACTTTCTGGGCGATAAATCTTTCTTCTTCGGTGGTCAGGCCACGACTTTGGATGCCGTCGCCTATGGGTTTCTAGCTGAGCTGGCGCTTGCGCCGTTACAATCTTCCTTGACGAAAATGGTCAAAAGCTACCCCAATTTAGTGAGTTTTTGCCACCGTATTCAAAAAACCTACTATTCAATAGAGAGCTAA
- a CDS encoding LEA type 2 family protein, producing the protein MRFTGAKKIRYMVFLVGALLAVSGCGHLRTDFEDPRVKVVSLQALPAEGMEQSFAIGLRISNPNAFALNLVGMSYSLRLQGYDLLDGVANNIPEIPAYSEVPIEVKATVNMLNGLRFIRTILTAPQSTIQYELAAKLALDSRLLPTIRLVEKGNIALTQ; encoded by the coding sequence ATGAGATTTACTGGCGCTAAAAAAATTCGCTACATGGTGTTTCTAGTTGGGGCGTTGCTGGCCGTTAGCGGCTGTGGCCACTTGCGTACGGATTTTGAGGATCCTCGTGTTAAAGTGGTCTCACTACAGGCCTTGCCGGCGGAGGGAATGGAGCAAAGCTTTGCGATCGGATTGCGTATTTCCAATCCGAATGCATTTGCGCTCAATCTTGTTGGGATGAGTTATAGTCTCCGCCTACAGGGCTATGATCTACTGGATGGCGTTGCCAACAATATCCCTGAAATTCCAGCCTATTCGGAGGTGCCAATTGAGGTCAAAGCGACTGTCAATATGCTTAATGGCTTGCGCTTTATTCGCACCATTCTGACCGCACCACAAAGCACGATTCAATATGAATTGGCGGCTAAGCTGGCGCTTGATTCACGGCTGCTTCCGACGATTCGTCTCGTTGAAAAGGGTAACATCGCGTTGACTCAATAA
- a CDS encoding Bcr/CflA family multidrug efflux MFS transporter: MSQNSRFFIPALGMLSALVAMAMDMYLPSLPQIAKDLEADFGLVQQTLSVFLIGIAFSQIFYGPISDRFGRRWVLFTGVSVFGLVSAFCAQSTNIDQLIHLRWLQALGAGAGSVIVAAIVRDLYQGQQAARVMSYVIMVMMVVPLLAPLIGGYVLIWLGWRAIFWLLVCLGFICAWTVVAIIPETNPPERRQSLSLGRVLSNYRHILSHSKAMGFNLCSAFSYGCLFAFISGSPYLYIEYFGISPEFYGYLFGCNIVLTMICAYLNSQLIGRFSSQSLLLGSVLVQVVACSCLMLISLFHFGGVVGTLIPIILCVGMIGMISANATASMLSYFTIATGTASGVLSVSRFGIAGIASAAVGFLHDGSNLVMPGVMLFCVLVSLGALVLLAGVRSFRQTP; encoded by the coding sequence ATGTCTCAGAACAGCCGCTTTTTTATTCCCGCTTTAGGCATGCTATCGGCGCTGGTTGCCATGGCGATGGATATGTACCTACCGAGCCTACCGCAGATCGCCAAGGATTTAGAGGCTGATTTTGGGCTAGTACAACAAACTTTGAGTGTTTTTCTGATTGGGATTGCCTTCAGTCAGATATTCTATGGTCCTATCTCGGATCGTTTTGGTCGGCGCTGGGTGTTATTTACCGGAGTCAGCGTATTTGGTTTAGTGAGTGCATTTTGCGCGCAGTCCACTAATATCGATCAACTGATACATTTGCGCTGGCTGCAGGCGTTAGGCGCTGGTGCTGGTAGTGTGATTGTTGCCGCTATCGTGCGCGATCTTTACCAGGGACAGCAGGCGGCACGTGTTATGTCCTACGTTATTATGGTGATGATGGTGGTGCCGTTACTTGCGCCGCTTATTGGCGGCTATGTGCTGATATGGCTCGGCTGGCGGGCAATTTTTTGGCTGTTGGTCTGCTTGGGCTTTATCTGCGCTTGGACAGTGGTAGCGATAATACCGGAGACAAACCCACCAGAACGTCGCCAATCTTTAAGTTTGGGCCGTGTGCTGAGTAACTACCGACATATACTGTCACATTCAAAGGCGATGGGTTTTAATCTTTGCTCAGCATTTAGTTATGGTTGTTTGTTTGCTTTTATTTCGGGCTCGCCGTACCTCTATATTGAATACTTTGGCATATCCCCTGAGTTTTATGGTTACCTATTTGGCTGTAATATTGTCCTGACAATGATCTGTGCCTATTTGAACAGCCAACTGATTGGACGATTCAGCAGTCAATCACTATTGCTGGGTAGCGTATTGGTTCAGGTCGTGGCCTGTAGTTGTTTGATGCTCATCAGTCTTTTTCATTTCGGCGGTGTGGTTGGTACACTTATCCCTATTATCCTCTGTGTCGGCATGATTGGGATGATTAGCGCGAATGCCACCGCCTCAATGTTGAGCTACTTCACTATAGCGACAGGCACGGCATCCGGTGTATTAAGCGTTAGCCGTTTTGGAATTGCCGGAATTGCATCAGCGGCTGTTGGCTTTCTGCATGATGGCAGCAATCTGGTGATGCCTGGCGTGATGCTCTTTTGCGTGTTAGTTTCTTTGGGCGCACTAGTACTGCTGGCGGGAGTGCGTTCTTTTCGCCAGACTCCCTAA
- a CDS encoding SIMPL domain-containing protein (The SIMPL domain is named for its presence in mouse protein SIMPL (signalling molecule that associates with mouse pelle-like kinase). Bacterial member BP26, from Brucella, was shown to assemble into a channel-like structure, while YggE from E. coli has been associated with resistance to oxidative stress.): MRKILAPTTLLLCLFAFSEFAAADARLPPPLRQVEVSGMGKITQQPDMATTSFTFSQRANQAAQGKTLIDTQVTNLLKLCQKLGIKEADIHAAKLNVYPEYDYKRNRELIGYNVSRAVEVKVRDLQQYPRLLDGAVGIGASHSGSLTLDFSNRESLENDAMLKAFQNAKQKATLLAQQANSKLGEVLWISETGNAPPMPIHTPMRMAATAESSDAAYPTGDIELTKHLLVRFKLED; this comes from the coding sequence ATGAGAAAAATATTAGCGCCAACCACTCTCTTACTTTGCTTATTTGCATTTTCGGAATTTGCTGCTGCCGACGCAAGACTACCCCCACCATTGCGACAGGTTGAAGTCAGCGGCATGGGGAAAATCACCCAACAACCCGATATGGCCACTACCTCGTTCACGTTTTCACAACGCGCCAACCAAGCTGCGCAGGGCAAAACCCTCATTGATACCCAGGTAACCAATCTGCTGAAACTCTGTCAAAAACTGGGCATAAAAGAGGCGGATATTCATGCCGCCAAGCTCAACGTTTACCCGGAATATGATTACAAACGTAATCGTGAGCTGATCGGTTACAACGTCAGTCGAGCGGTTGAGGTGAAAGTACGCGACCTACAGCAATACCCACGCCTGTTAGATGGCGCAGTTGGCATCGGCGCCAGCCATAGCGGCAGCCTTACACTGGATTTCAGTAATCGTGAGTCGCTCGAAAATGACGCCATGCTCAAGGCATTTCAAAATGCCAAACAAAAAGCCACACTGCTAGCACAGCAGGCTAACAGCAAGCTCGGCGAGGTACTCTGGATTAGCGAAACAGGTAATGCCCCGCCAATGCCTATCCACACGCCAATGCGCATGGCTGCGACGGCGGAGAGTTCGGACGCCGCCTACCCGACGGGTGACATCGAGCTAACCAAACACCTATTGGTTAGATTCAAGCTTGAGGACTGA
- the rep gene encoding DNA helicase Rep gives MSRLNTQQQQAIHLIDRPLLVLAGAGSGKTTVITNKIAHLIKQCDIQPKHIFAVTFTNKAAREMKERVAKQLKGDAAKALTVSTFHNLGLNIIRREHKLLNIKPGFSIFDSHDTQTLIKELIPSSESIDKELIYFIQQRISNWKNAMTTPDTALTLAANGNEMMAAKVYQLYNRQLRAYNAVDFDDLILLPTELFQTNPEVLDRWQNKIRYLLVDEYQDTNASQYLLVKLLVGVRRTFTVVGDDDQSIYAWRGAVPENLSLLQQDFPGLEVIKLEQNYRSCARILKAANQVISNNPHVFEKKLWSQLGVGEEIRILQCDDDEAEAERIAADIVSQRLQKRTQFRDFAVLYRGNHQARMLELKLQQFQVPYKISGGNSFFDKAEIKDIIAYLRLIVNPDDDTAFLRIVNVPRRQIGATTLEALGCYATDRNISLFSACSELGLEQQLKPQQLDKIRRFKHWLESITQRCFQQSLETAMRDMIAELDYEEWLVQNSSSRQAAEKRMSNIWFLLDSLLRNLPDDERKENDALLADALAKLALQDMMERQQQEDDANQVQLMTLHASKGLEFPHVFIMGLEENLLPHRNSIEAETIEEERRLFYVGITRAQKSLTLTLATERKQYGETHNTDASRFLQELPEEDLAWEGGMNICPEAKRKRGKSAIAGLRDLMGSV, from the coding sequence GTGTCTCGATTAAACACGCAGCAACAGCAAGCCATTCACCTGATTGATCGACCACTCTTGGTGCTGGCGGGCGCTGGCAGCGGTAAAACTACCGTGATCACCAACAAAATCGCCCATCTAATTAAACAATGCGATATTCAACCAAAACATATTTTTGCAGTTACCTTTACTAATAAGGCAGCGCGGGAAATGAAAGAACGCGTCGCCAAACAACTCAAAGGCGATGCCGCTAAAGCACTCACGGTGAGCACTTTCCATAATCTTGGCCTCAATATTATTCGACGTGAGCACAAATTGCTGAATATCAAACCAGGCTTTTCAATTTTTGATTCGCATGACACACAAACACTGATTAAAGAACTTATTCCAAGCAGTGAAAGTATCGACAAAGAATTGATCTATTTTATTCAACAACGCATTTCCAATTGGAAAAATGCTATGACCACGCCCGACACGGCGTTGACTCTAGCTGCCAATGGCAATGAAATGATGGCGGCGAAGGTTTACCAACTCTATAACCGTCAGCTGCGGGCCTATAACGCGGTGGATTTTGATGATCTGATTTTACTGCCTACCGAGTTATTTCAAACAAATCCAGAAGTACTGGATCGCTGGCAAAACAAGATTCGCTATCTCTTGGTCGACGAATACCAGGATACCAATGCCAGCCAGTACCTGCTGGTAAAGTTGCTGGTCGGGGTGCGCAGAACCTTTACAGTAGTGGGCGATGATGATCAATCCATCTATGCCTGGCGCGGTGCGGTGCCGGAAAATTTGTCACTGCTACAGCAGGATTTTCCTGGACTAGAGGTCATCAAACTGGAACAAAACTATCGCTCTTGCGCCCGCATCCTCAAAGCGGCTAACCAAGTCATTAGCAACAACCCCCATGTCTTTGAAAAAAAGCTCTGGAGTCAACTCGGTGTTGGTGAGGAAATCCGTATTTTGCAGTGTGACGACGATGAAGCTGAAGCCGAGCGTATTGCTGCGGATATCGTTAGCCAACGCTTGCAGAAACGTACGCAGTTTAGAGATTTCGCTGTTCTCTACCGAGGTAATCACCAAGCACGAATGCTCGAACTTAAACTGCAGCAGTTTCAAGTACCTTACAAAATCAGCGGTGGTAATTCTTTTTTTGATAAGGCGGAAATCAAAGACATTATTGCCTACCTGCGGCTGATCGTTAACCCGGATGATGACACTGCATTTTTACGTATTGTTAACGTCCCACGACGACAAATCGGCGCAACCACCTTGGAAGCGCTTGGCTGCTATGCCACAGATCGAAATATCAGTCTCTTTTCCGCCTGCAGCGAACTCGGCTTGGAGCAACAACTCAAACCCCAACAGTTGGATAAAATTCGGCGCTTTAAACACTGGCTTGAATCTATCACGCAACGCTGTTTTCAGCAAAGCCTGGAAACCGCTATGCGCGACATGATCGCAGAATTAGATTATGAAGAGTGGCTGGTGCAGAATAGCAGTAGTCGTCAAGCGGCGGAAAAACGTATGTCCAACATTTGGTTTCTGCTCGACTCATTACTGAGGAATCTACCCGACGACGAACGCAAAGAAAACGACGCTTTGCTTGCCGACGCACTGGCAAAACTGGCGCTTCAGGATATGATGGAACGCCAGCAACAGGAGGATGACGCCAACCAGGTACAACTGATGACATTACATGCCTCCAAGGGTTTGGAGTTTCCCCATGTGTTTATTATGGGTTTGGAGGAGAATCTATTGCCGCACCGCAATAGTATCGAAGCGGAAACTATCGAAGAGGAAAGACGCCTGTTTTATGTGGGCATCACGCGCGCGCAGAAATCACTGACGCTGACGTTAGCCACCGAGCGCAAACAATATGGCGAAACACATAACACTGACGCCAGCCGGTTTTTACAGGAACTCCCAGAGGAGGATCTCGCCTGGGAAGGTGGCATGAACATCTGTCCTGAGGCCAAGCGTAAACGCGGCAAGTCAGCCATTGCCGGATTGCGTGATTTAATGGGCTCCGTATAA
- a CDS encoding pyridoxamine 5'-phosphate oxidase family protein, translating into MSNDQSIDEPSYRALYGTPADYVAQAHAPCLEETSKNFIRASTFMVLSSSNEAGYIDMSPRGGEPGFIHVLDDKHIAFLDEMGNKKLHTIGNLVNRSKVGMLFIIPSVKEVLRAYGVAQAIHDEETILAMGGNLKRNKSFIRIRIEKIFPHCSTALSKASLWDKENWPLALAKEIPSIRELGASIANARKRIESSD; encoded by the coding sequence ATGAGCAACGATCAATCTATTGACGAACCAAGTTATCGCGCACTGTATGGCACACCGGCGGATTATGTAGCGCAAGCTCATGCACCCTGCTTGGAAGAAACCAGTAAAAATTTTATCCGCGCCAGCACCTTTATGGTGCTATCGAGCAGCAATGAAGCAGGCTATATCGATATGAGTCCTCGCGGTGGTGAGCCGGGCTTTATTCATGTACTTGACGATAAGCACATTGCCTTCCTGGATGAAATGGGTAACAAAAAACTGCACACCATAGGCAATCTTGTAAATCGTAGCAAAGTTGGCATGCTCTTTATCATTCCCAGCGTCAAGGAAGTCTTACGCGCCTACGGTGTCGCCCAGGCCATTCATGACGAAGAAACCATTCTAGCGATGGGAGGCAACCTGAAACGAAACAAATCCTTTATTCGAATCAGAATTGAAAAGATCTTCCCGCACTGTTCAACGGCACTTAGCAAAGCCAGCCTATGGGACAAAGAAAATTGGCCGCTAGCGCTTGCTAAGGAAATTCCGAGCATCCGTGAATTAGGGGCAAGTATCGCAAATGCAAGAAAGCGTATTGAGTCTTCAGATTAA
- a CDS encoding lipid A deacylase LpxR family protein, whose translation MKLAQRLVIVLLPVLFPTYGHAIEDPKDSWTFSLYFENDLFAETDQNYTNGVRLSWISPDLTDYIKDPTLPNWIRSVNKRLKFFHPKSRRLQRNLIFSIGQTIYTPEDIDATLIVEDDRPYAGWLFTRFAYQSKSQRQLDTLEVNIGVVGPSALGQEAQDFIHDLRGFDKFKGWDNQLDDELGLIFLYEHRRKLFRHTPHDGRFGYDFIGHAGVAFGNVATYINMGGEIRLGWLIPNDFGTSAVRPGGDNSAPGAVWDPRISAPGKIGFHFFTAFDVRAIGRDIFLDGNTFEGSHRVSKKEFVGDASIGLSTVFKGVKLSVAQVFRSKEFEQQKDAHSYGSISISFSY comes from the coding sequence ATGAAGTTAGCTCAAAGACTCGTCATTGTGCTCTTGCCTGTGCTTTTTCCTACCTATGGTCATGCCATCGAAGACCCAAAAGATAGCTGGACTTTTAGTCTTTATTTTGAAAATGACCTATTTGCAGAAACTGACCAAAACTACACTAATGGCGTGCGACTTTCCTGGATATCCCCCGACCTGACCGATTACATAAAAGATCCGACACTACCGAACTGGATCCGTTCTGTTAACAAACGTCTAAAGTTTTTTCACCCCAAATCAAGACGACTCCAACGTAATTTAATATTTTCCATAGGCCAAACTATTTATACGCCAGAAGATATCGATGCGACGCTGATAGTGGAAGACGATCGCCCCTACGCCGGTTGGCTGTTTACCCGCTTTGCCTACCAGAGTAAAAGCCAGCGTCAACTCGATACTCTTGAAGTTAATATCGGCGTGGTCGGCCCATCCGCCTTGGGCCAAGAAGCTCAGGATTTTATTCACGACCTCCGGGGTTTCGATAAATTTAAAGGTTGGGATAACCAACTCGATGACGAACTCGGCCTCATCTTTCTTTACGAACATCGGCGTAAGCTATTTAGACATACCCCCCACGACGGTCGTTTCGGCTACGATTTTATTGGTCATGCGGGGGTCGCCTTTGGCAACGTAGCCACCTATATTAATATGGGTGGCGAAATTCGCTTGGGCTGGCTGATTCCCAATGATTTCGGGACTTCGGCAGTAAGGCCGGGTGGTGATAACAGCGCGCCAGGGGCGGTGTGGGATCCACGCATCAGCGCACCGGGTAAGATTGGCTTTCATTTTTTTACTGCCTTTGATGTCAGGGCGATAGGCAGGGATATTTTTCTCGATGGCAATACTTTTGAGGGCAGTCATCGTGTCAGTAAAAAAGAATTTGTGGGCGACGCATCCATCGGCTTGAGCACTGTATTTAAAGGCGTCAAGCTTTCAGTCGCGCAGGTCTTTCGATCGAAAGAGTTTGAGCAGCAAAAAGATGCGCACTCCTATGGTTCTATATCGATCTCTTTCAGTTACTAA